From the Solanum lycopersicum chromosome 10, SLM_r2.1 genome, one window contains:
- the LOC138338807 gene encoding uncharacterized protein: MTSAELGSFCQDFGFPALKPPLAKRADKNNRQENKRVSKKSSKSKDYKPKQKASKESSSGDTCWTCGKKGHRSNQCPRNKKKKKKISLLQVDEETKDKLFSILEEEESESDSESIHSQESSNESDEEFLNIAQDSDNETTCDCHGPFCLCGAKDVKVLSERTAETLFETIEHIQDEDARRKYLLELQKLVTKHHHEERPHVEPFSMKQIMSRFDHKRDELSIDELRGEVNTLKKEIRDIKSRLHCLEINDLANDILKTSSPKELGEPSNQADSDEDDSAGVTMITKVRPQSSHIMIKLVVNNNLILNKIDLLDSGADRNCIVEGLIPTKYLQKGTTRLYSATGFNEQAISTKARPIQMNQELMEICKTEINSLLNNKIIRPSKSPWSCSAFYVKNAAEKERGAPRYPIPNKRDLLKRTFKANVYSKFDMKSGFWQIQISEKDKYKTAFNVPFGQYEWNVMPFGLKNAPSEFQNIMNSIFNCISQFSIVYIDDVLIFSEDIDSHFKHLNSFFNIVKNNGLVVSAKKILLFQTKIRFLGHDLFHGTYLPICRAIEFADKFPDVIIDKTQLRRFLGSLNYVADFIPKIRQICKPLYDRLKTSPPPWKELQTNVVIHIKNLVKSLPCLGIPNPDCFMIVETDASDLGYGGILKQRKAPKEPEQLVRFTSGIWNRAQCNYSTVKKEVLAIVLCITKFQDDLVNKEFLLRVDCKSAKEILFRNKVFNIFFKNFFSRFAIYSKQKFFINKIVLELSDT, encoded by the exons ATGACATCAGCTGAATTGGGAAGTTTTTGTCAGGACTTTGGTTTTCCTGCTTTAAAACCACCTTTAGCAAAAAGGGCTGATAAAAACAATcgtcaagaaaataaaagggtCAGCAAGAAGTCTTCTAAATCTAAGGACTACAAGCCTAAGCAAAAGGCGTCTAAAGAATCTTCTTCAGGAGATACATGCTGGACATGTGGAAAGAAAGGACATAGGTCAAATCAATGTCcaagaaataagaagaaaaagaaaaagattagtCTTCTCCAGGTCGATGAAGAAACTAAAGATAAGCTCTTCTCTatccttgaagaagaagaatcagAGTCTGATTCTGAATCCATTCATTCTCAAGAATCTTCCAACGAAAGTGACGAAGAATTCCTGAATATCGCTCAAGACTCAGATAATGAGACAACTTGTGATTGTCATGGACCATTTTGCTTATGTGGAGCAAAAGATGTTAAAGTTCTTTCTGAAAGAACAGCTGAAACATTGTTCGAAACAATCGAACATATTCAAGATGAAGATGCTAGGAGAAAGTACCTCCTTGAATTACAAAAATTGGTTACTAAGCATCACCACGAAGAAAGGCCTCATGTTGAGCCTTTTAGTATGAAACAAATCATGAGCAGATTTGATCACAAAAGGGATGAGCTTTCAATTGATGAGCTCAGAGGAGAAGTTAATACTCTGAAAAAAGAAATCAGAGATATTAAATCCAGACTTCATTGTCTTGAGATTAATGATCTAGCCAATGATATCCTTAAAACCTCTTCACCCAAAGAATTAGGAGAACCTTCCAATCAAGCAGATAGTGACGAAGATGACTCGGCAGGAGTCACAATGATCACCAAAGTCAGACCTCAGAGTTCTCATATTATGATAAAACTTGTTGTCAACAACAATTTGATCCTTAACAAGATTGACTTATTAGACAGTGGTGCAGATAGAAACTGCATAGTTGAAGGCTTGATCCCTACCAAGTATCTGCAGAAAGGTACTACTAGGTTATACAGCGCCACAG GATTCAATGAACAGGCCATTTCTACGAAAGCTAGGCCGATTCAAATGAATCAAGAACTTATGGAAATTTGTAAAACAGAAATCAACTCTCTTTTAAATAACAAGATTATTCGCCCTTCTAAATCTCCTTGGAGTTGTTCTGCTTTCTATGTCAAAAATGCTGCTGAAAAGGAGCGAGGAGCCCCCAG GTATCCGATTCCTAATAAAAGGGATCTTTTGAAAAGGACTTTCAAAGCTAATGTTTACagcaagtttgatatgaaatcaGGTTTTTGGCAAATCCAAATTtctgaaaaagataaatataaaactgCTTTCAATGTCCCTTTTGGAcaatatgaatggaatgttatGCCTTTTGGTCTCAAGAATGCCCCTTCTGAATtccaaaatataatgaattccATCTTTAATTGCATTAGCCAGTTTtcaattgtttatattgatgatgttttaattttctctgaGGACATAGATTCTCATTTTAAGCATCTAAATTCATTCTTCAATATTGTTAAGAACAATGGCCTGGTTgttagtgcaaagaaaattttgttgtttcaaacaaaaattagatttttaggTCATGATCTATTTCACGGAACCTATTTACCCATTTGCAGAGCCATCGAGTTTGCAGATAAATTTCCTGATGTTATCATTGACAAAACTCAGTTGCGGCGTTTTTTAGGAAGCCTTAATTATGTGGCTGACTTCATTCCTAAAATTAGGCAAATCTGCAAACCTTTGTATGACAGGTTGAAAACCTCTCCACCTCCTTGGAAGGAGCTTCAAACTAATGTTGTTATTCATATCAAAAACCTTGTTAAAAGCCTCCCATGTTTAGGGATCCCCAACCCTGATTGTTTTATGATTGTTGAAACCGATGCATCAGATTTAGGTTATGGAGGCATTCTTAAACAAAGAAAAGCTCCTAAAGAACCTGAACAACTTGTTAGGTTCACTTCTGGTATCTGGAACCGTGCTCAATGCAACTATAGCACCGTTAAGAAAGAAGTTCTTGCTATAGTCTTATGTATCACTAAGTTCCAGGACGATCTTGTTAATAAAGAATTTTTGCTTAGAGTAGATTGCAAATCTGCTAAAGAAATTCTGTTTAGAAACAAggtttttaacatctttttcaaGAATTTCTTTAGCAGATTTGCAATCTACTCAAAGCAAAAATTCTTTATTAACAAGATCGTCCTGGAACTTAGTGATACATAA
- the LOC138338808 gene encoding uncharacterized protein: MTEAELGSFCQDFGFPALKPPSAKRADKNNRQENKRVSKKSSKSKDYKPKKKASKESSSGDTCWTCGKKGHRSNQCPRNKKKKKKISLLQVDEETKDKLFSILEEEESESDSESTHSQESSNESDEEFMNIAQDSDNETTCDCHGPFCLCGAKDVKVLSERTAETLFETIEHIQDEDARRKYLLELQKLVTKHHHEERPHVEPFSMKQIMSRFDHKRDEPSIDELRGEVNTLKKEIRDFKSRLHCLEINDLANDILKTSSPKELGEPSNQADSDEDDSAGVTMITKVRPQSSHIMIKLVVNNNLILNKIALLDSGADRNCIVEGLIPTKYLQKGTTRLYSATGFNEQAISTKARPIQMNQELMEICKTEINSLLNNKIIRPSKSPWSCSAFYVNNAAEKERGAPRYPIPNKRDLLKRTFKANVYSKFDMKSSFWQIQISEKDKYKTAFNVPFGQYEWNVMPFGLKNAPSEFQNIMNSIFNCISQFSIVYIDDVLIFSEDIDSHFKHLNSFFNIVKNNGLVVSAKKILLFQTKIRFLGHDLFHGTYLPICRAIEFADKFPDVIIDKTQLQRFLGSLNYVADFIPKIRQNLQTFV, from the exons ATGACAGAAGCTGAATTAGGAAGTTTTTGTCAGGACTTTGGTTTTCCTGCTTTAAAACCACCTTCAGCAAAAAGGGCTGATAAAAACAATcgtcaagaaaataaaagggtCAGCAAGAAGTCTTCTAAATCTAAGGACTACAAGCCTAAGAAAAAGGCGTCTAAAGAATCTTCTTCAGGAGATACATGCTGGACTTGTGGAAAGAAAGGACATAGGTCAAATCAATGTCcaagaaataagaagaaaaagaaaaagattagtCTTCTCCAGGTCGATGAAGAAACTAAAGATAAGCTCTTCTCTatccttgaagaagaagaatcagAGTCTGATTCTGAATCCACTCATTCTCAAGAATCTTCCAACGAAAGTGACGAAGAATTCATGAATATCGCTCAAGACTCAGATAATGAGACAACTTGTGATTGTCATGGACCATTTTGCTTATGTGGAGCAAAAGATGTTAAAGTTCTTTCTGAAAGAACAGCTGAAACATTGTTCGAAACAATCGAACATATTCAAGATGAAGATGCTAGGAGAAAGTACCTCCTTGAATTACAAAAATTGGTTACTAAGCATCACCACGAAGAAAGGCCTCATGTTGAGCCTTTTAGTATGAAACAAATCATGAGCAGATTTGATCACAAAAGGGATGAGCCTTCAATTGATGAGCTCAGAGGAGAAGTTAATACTCTGAAAAAAGAAATCAGAGATTTTAAATCAAGACTTCATTGTCTTGAGATTAATGATCTAGCCAATGATATCCTTAAAACCTCTTCACCCAAAGAATTAGGAGAACCTTCCAATCAAGCAGATAGTGACGAAGATGACTCGGCAGGAGTCACAATGATCACCAAAGTCAGACCTCAGAGTTCTCATATTATGATAAAACTTGTTGTCAACAACAATTTGATCCTTAACAAGATTGCCTTATTAGACAGTGGTGCAGATAGAAACTGCATAGTTGAAGGCTTGATCCCTACCAAGTATCTGCAGAAAGGTACTACTAGGTTATACAGCGCCACAG GATTCAATGAACAGGCCATTTCTACGAAAGCTAGGCCGATTCAAATGAATCAAGAACTTATGGAAATTTGTAAAACAGAAATCAACTCTCTTTTAAATAACAAGATTATTCGCCCTTCTAAATCTCCTTGGAGTTGTTCTGCTTTCTATGTCAACAATGCTGCTGAAAAGGAGCGAGGAGCCCCCAG GTATCCGATTCCTAATAAAAGGGATCTTTTGAAAAGGACTTTCAAAGCTAATGTTTACagcaagtttgatatgaaatcaAGTTTTTGGCAAATCCAAATTtctgaaaaagataaatataaaactgCTTTCAATGTCCCTTTTGGAcaatatgaatggaatgttatGCCTTTTGGTCTCAAGAATGCCCCTTCTGAATtccaaaatataatgaattccATCTTTAATTGCATTAGCCAGTTTtcaattgtttatattgatgatgttttaattttctctgaGGACATAGATTCTCATTTTAAGCATCTAAATTCATTCTTCAATATTGTTAAGAACAATGGCCTGGTTgttagtgcaaagaaaattttgttgtttcaaacaaaaattagatttttaggTCATGATCTATTTCACGGAACCTATTTACCCATTTGCAGAGCCATCGAGTTTGCAGATAAATTTCCTGATGTTATCATTGACAAAACTCAGTTGCAGCGTTTTTTAGGAAGCCTTAATTATGTGGCTGACTTCATTCCTAAAATTAGGCAAAATCTGCAAACCTTTGTATGA
- the LOC138338809 gene encoding uncharacterized protein has translation MVKNAELWELARKIESFVGFTEDVLAYPTFVDLFTQIIELRVDAKKVQGEIGGYRQNVDNHITEILDFRATTTQKLEGLQKENENLRAELVVLCRVVAALSLTRVESSKVKIPDPKAFSGARSAKELENFIWDMEQYFTAARVPDANKLNITTMYLSGDAKLWWRTCNVDDVSAGRPRIDTWDKLIKEMRDQFLPSNASWLVRDKLKRLRQTGSVREYIKEFTSVMLDIQNLSDEDKLHNFISAMQGWAQNELRRQNVKDLPGAIAAAYSLVDFRTTRPSTDVPSTSKNKKKNEKKGEWRKDSRKENANDKGKAQMKDGKDRPKSKDGNSKGCWTCGGPHLAKSCPNREKVNALLAGSVNQREEDEEIVAAMANPLGLSFNHIMGINNVGEIYSTSNPHASLIHIEMKVKEQCVMAMVDTGATHTFVDVKIATKLGLKFSKSPSYVKTVNAKAQAIVGMAYSVSMSTGNWVGKHNLMVMPLGDFEIILGLDFLRKYQFVPFPHLD, from the coding sequence ATGGTGAAAAATGCAGAACTATGGGAGTTGGCACGAAAAATTGAATCCTTCGTCGGGTTTACTGAAGATGTTCTGGCATACCCTACGTTTGTGGATTTATTCACACAAATCATTGAGTTGAGAGTGGACGCTAAGAAAGTTCAGGGAGAAATTGGTGGATATCGACAAAATGTTGATAACCACATCACTGAAATCTTGGACTTTCGTGCTACAACTACACAGAAACTAGAGGGACTGCAGAAGGAAAATGAGAACCTTCGTGCAGAACTCGTCGTTTTGTGTCGGGTTGTGGCTGCGTTGAGTTTGACTCGTGTTGAATCATCTAAGGTTAAGATTCCAGATCCTAAAGCCTTCAGTGGCGCAAGGAGTGCTAAAgaacttgaaaatttcatatgGGACATGGAACAGTACTTTACCGCTGCAAGAGTGCCGGACGCTAATAAGTTAAACATTACCACAATGTACTTGTCGGGTGATGCGAAACTTTGGTGGAGGACTTGTAATGTAGACGACGTAAGTGCTGGTCGTCCTAGAATTGATACATGGGATAAGCTTATAAAAGAAATGCGCGATCAATTTCTTCCTAGCAATGCATCTTGGCTTGTAAGGGATAAATTGAAAAGGTTAAGGCAGACGGGTTCAGTGAGggaatatataaaagaatttaccTCTGTGATGTTAGACATACAAAATTTGTCTGATGAGGATAAACTTCACAATTTCATTTCGGCCATGCAAGGCTGGGCTCAAAACGAACTACGAAGGCAGAATGTTAAAGATCTGCCTGGGGCAATTGCTGCTGCTTATTCGTTGGTAGATTTCCGGACGACTCGTCCTTCGACAGATGTCCCTTCTACTtcgaaaaataagaaaaagaatgaaaagaaagGGGAATGGAGAAAGGATAGTCGTAAAGAGAATGCAAACGATAAAGGAAAGGCACAAATGAAGGATGGGAAAGACAGACCCAAGAGTAAAGATGGAAACTCTAAAGGCTGTTGGACTTGTGGTGGTCCTCATTTGGCCAAATCTTGTCCAAACCGGGAAAAAGTGAATGCTTTGCTTGCTGGTAGTGTGAATCAAAGGGAAGAGGATGAAGAAATCGTGGCTGCAATGGCAAACCCATTGGGATTGTCCTTCAATCACATTATGGGGATCAATAATGTTGGAGAAATCTATAGCACTTCGAATCCTCATGCTTCCttaattcatatagaaatgaaAGTGAAGGAACAATGTGTGATGGCAATGGTTGATACAGGGGCCACACACACGTTTGTAGATGTGAAGATTGCTACAAAATTGGGGCTGAAGTTTTCTAAAAGCCCTTCATACGTCAAGACAGTCAATGCTAAGGCACAAGCCATTGTGGGCATGGCTTATAGTGTGTCTATGTCGACTGGAAATTGGGTGGGAAAACATAATTTGATGGTGATGCCGCTTGGAGACTTTGAAATTATACTTGGGCTTGATTTCCTAAGAAAATACCAGTTTGTTCCGTTTCCTCACTTAGATTGA